Sequence from the Amaranthus tricolor cultivar Red isolate AtriRed21 chromosome 1, ASM2621246v1, whole genome shotgun sequence genome:
TGCTGTATCTTAGATAGAAGGCTTTGGAATCATCCATACAGTACGGACAAGCGTGCATGCCAGATGTACTCTACCCTGACATCATCGAATAAGCTGGAAAGTCGTTGATTATCCATATTAAAGCTGCACGAAAAATTTAATAAGCTTTTAGGATGGCCATTTATtcgtaaaaattaaaagtactaAATAGAAATAgtagtttttcttaaatatatcCTCGTATGTactataaaaagtgaaaatgttaaatatatgtttCTCAAATCTAACGAAATTCAGCATTGGAAAATTTACTTATTGGTTTTGTTGCAAGATCaaattttactaataataatttgcGAATCAAAGCTTTAAAACTGCACTCTTGtacgaattacagccttaaaaaataaacatacagGGCGTAATTAGCACAAGAGCGCAATTTGAAGCTCCAACTCgcaaataattattttactaattttagtaagatttaaTTGTTGCAATTTGACACAAGTAAATAATACGATGTTGAATTTCATTAGATTTGAGGAACATATTTTACTcatttctaacacatttttataatacatatacaagaataaaattaagaaaaactactaTTTCGGATAAGTACTTGATTATTACAAAAAATGACCGCACCTAATagcttattaaaatttttttctcaaaataaaTACAACATGCATCTTACCATATAAAATAATGCATATAACAAAAttataactaaaattaaattaatgaaaatacaACTAAAATTAATGTAAggataaataatgtaattaacaGAAAAAAACTTACCTTAATATTGTAAAGAATACTTATTAATTTTGAGAGATAATGTAAATATAATAATgttatatgtaagaaattaagGTATTTAGGAGAAAGAAAGTTTTATAGAGAGTGAGATGTGAAATgagtgaaaaaaattatttgttggtGGAGGGTATTTATAGAAGGAATTCAAGATCTTCCGACTAATCACCAACTAACCTCCGACAAACTTTTTCACTACAAAATTACCAACCAAATTCCGACTATTTCGTCTGTTGGAATATTTTCGACCAATTTATTAGTTGGTAAACAGTCGAAATTTCCTACCATTTACCAGTTAGTAGGGATATAGTCGGAAATTCCGATTGTAAGTGTTTAGTCGGTATTTTGGTCGGCAAATTCCAATTGTTTGGTAGTAGTCGGAGATTGTAGTGGGAAACTTGCATTTTTTGTAGTGCTTATTCTATCCATAATTCTAATGACTATgagtatcatttttttttataatgttgTAAATGTGAGGACGCTGAGTTTcaaaattgttataattttgtatatatatattttgtgaaaatgttatatatatacatatattttgtgttaattttttatttactaacaattaatttgtattttcactAGCAATTTTTTCTATATCTTCCACTGAAATCAGGTGACAGAGATGAGAGTGCATATGTGTTGTCATGGATGTGAATCCAAGATCAAGAAAACATTACAAAAAATGAAAGGTAAAATAATTACTCATAAATCAAACTATCCTTCTGATTTGTAGTGGCGGATCTAAAATGATGTCACTGAAGTCAGTTAACATTATTTAAatctaaaacaaaattaaatattatatataaatatacccTAGATAAGTTGTTATGTATATTGTCTTCCACATATGTGACCATGTATGGATCAAACTCAATAGGTGGATTTTACTTAAAATTAACATCACTCGTTTTTTTGGATCATTCATTGCTCATTTGAttacatttattaaatttagttATAATTTAGATTGTGtgaaggaaccaactcaaccaaaagtttaaattgatggttgaggTATCAAAATTTGTTATGAAGTATACTCTAATACGCCTCCTCACATGAGAGTCCAGTGGACTAAAAGTGTTGATGCGCACATGTGCTGAATATTCCACTCTAAATGAGAGGTGGTTGAGATGCTCTTATCACGCTAGCTTCTGATATcatatcaaggaaccaactcaagcaaaaatttaaactaatgatTAAGgccttaaaatatattatataatttaacagATTGCGATAATTAAAATAGGAATAAATGAAGTAGAAATAGACATGGGTTTACAAAAAGTGACAGTAAATGGAAGTGTAGAGCAAAAGAAGATATTAAAAGCAGTAAGAAGAACAGGAAGAAGAGCAGAACTATGGCAATTTCCATATCAACCAGAATTGAGGAGTTTTACACATCAATACCCAAATCAATGCCAAACAAATGCTTCATCAGCATCAACAGTATTAAATGCTAATTATGCACATCCACAACCAGCAGCTTCTTCTTACAACTACTTCAAGCATGGATATGATGGTCATCAATTTCATGGCTACTATAATTCTAATCATTCTTCTTCTACTGTTGGTGGAAGAACTGGTGATGTTTTTAGTGATGAGAATCCTCATGCTTGTTCCATTATGTGACTTACTAGttcacttaattaattaataagctatgtaatttaattaactttatttttggtGTATCATTAATTCATGTAATAATTGCTTTTTTATACTTTGTATGGAATATTGATGTTTCTAGAAGGATTGGgcacaaaattaagaaaaaataaaatcatatagataatgaatatattattttattgaataataattttaggTAAATTGCACATAACTTGCACATGTCACAACCCTTCTCTATCTTCTCTTCAAAATCTTCAAACCACAGTCTACCTTACCTGCTCAAAATCTAAGTTCACTAAACTTCCTTACTACTCCAGTCAGTCTAAAGCCAAAAATCTCTTTCATCTCATACACATTGATATTTGGGGTGCATACAGGGTGCCAAGCTGAGGAAACCATAGGTACTTCCTCACCTTAGTGGATGATCATTCCAGAACCACTTGGGTTCATCTACTCAGACACAAATCAGATGCTTATTCagtcatcaaaagcttcattgCCATGGCCAAGACTCAATATAACAAGCACGTGTGTATTATTCGCTCAGACAATGCacttgaatttgatgatcatcaatgCAAACTCTCTTTTCTGATCAGGGAATCATTCACCAAACTTCATGTGTCAGTAGACCCCAACAAAACGGGAGGGTGGAGAGAAAACACCGGAACATTCTTGAAAGGGCCGTGCCTTAAGGTTTCATGCAGGTATGCCTATTGAGTTTTGGGGCGATTGTGTGCAGCTGTATATACCACTAATAGACTTCCAACCTCAGTTCTGAAATTCTTATCCCCATATGAAATTTTGCACAACACAAAACCAACTTATGAGCACCTTCGAGTTTTTGCTTGTCTTGCCTTTGCCAGTAATCCCTCTTCCACATCTGATAAATTTGAGCCAAGAGGAGTTCCATGTGTTTTTTTCGGAGATCCTTCCAATCAAAGAGGCTACAAACTCCTTCAGTTGGGATAATAACAAAGTGTTCACTAGTAGGGATGTTACCTTTTATGAGCatatttttctttacaaaatgtTCACCTCTCCTCCTCCCATTTCCACACCTATTGTTCACATTCAACCTCATGATCCAGTAACGCCCTCCTTACCACCTCTCTTACCTACTCCTTCTTCCTCTCTACCTCCCTCATCTAGTACTCTTGTACCTCCTCCACTACGAAGATCTTCTCGACCACATCAACCACCTTTATGGCATACTGACTATGCTATGGCAAGTTCCTCAACCTCCTGTCAAAATAAATCATATTGGTCAAGCCCAAGTCAGACCTGCCTTCTTCTCTTTTTAGGCTCAATCTTCCCTTATTATTGATCCCTTCCATTTTAAACATGATGTCACTCAACCACATTGGGTCCATGCTATGAATGACGAATTAGCTGCTCTTGAAAGCAATCATACATGGGATATCACTGATCTTCCTCCCTCTAAACGGGGCATTGGTTGTAAGTGGCTCTACAAAACTAAACTTCATGCTGATGACAGCTTAGACAAACACAAAGCTCGCCTTGTTATTCTTGGGAATCACCAACGCCCTTTGGAGGACTATACTCAGACCTTTGCTCCAGTGGCTAAAATGACTACCATGCGCTCTCTCCTTGCTGTTGCAGCCATCAACCATTGGACAGTCCACCAAATGGACGTCAAAAATGCTTTTCTACATGGTGACCTTGATGAAATTGTCTATATGAAACTCCCTCCAGGTTATACATCCCTTGGTTCTCGCATTTCTCTCCAATCCCAGGGGGAGTTACATACCTCTCCCACTCCCACCTCCCCTCCTAAAGTCTGCAAGCTCCTCAAATCCTTATGGGCTGAAACAAGCCCCTAGACAATGGTTTTCTAAACTCAGCACAGCCCTTCAGTCCTTTCAATTCACTCTATCCACAGCTGATTCTTCTTCGTTTATCAAACACACTGCTAACTCTATTATTACTGTgttaatatatgttgatgacgtTTTAATTGCAGGGAAACAAATCTCAAGCCATAGACTCATGTAAAGCATTTCTTCACTCTCAGTTTCATATGAAGGATATGGGTCCTGTCTGATATTTTTTGGGGATTGAGGTTGACCACTCTTCGCAAGGCTTCTTTTTGTCACAGAAAAAGTACATTCAAACAGCAGCAGTTTCTTCTACTCAAGCTTGGAGTTCAGCCATCTTCCTCTCAGCTTGAAGGGGAGTATTGAAGCCCATGGGCCTTCCTCTATTTTCTAGTCCATCAGCAGCAGCTGTTGCAAGATCTAGATTCATTGCATTCAAGAATATTCTTCTGCATGAAATTTCTATTTTGTGTCAGTTGAGTCATCAATTAGTTTTTCATTCCTTTTTTGTTGCATAGTATAACTATCCATGTATAGTACTATGTAGTACATGAATTGGTTTTGGAAGGCTATAAAAGCAtagtgttgggatgagttatcccacatcgataaattaaaattggtgtgcacactttataagctattagagaccttcttcccattgccatatggttttggtaTGGTAtttatctccttggcttatgaagtgacTGTGTCCCCcattaatatgctggcattcacaataagtcca
This genomic interval carries:
- the LOC130821467 gene encoding heavy metal-associated isoprenylated plant protein 28-like; this translates as MATVTEMRVHMCCHGCESKIKKTLQKMKGINEVEIDMGLQKVTVNGSVEQKKILKAVRRTGRRAELWQFPYQPELRSFTHQYPNQCQTNASSASTVLNANYAHPQPAASSYNYFKHGYDGHQFHGYYNSNHSSSTVGGRTGDVFSDENPHACSIM